Genomic window (Oryza sativa Japonica Group chromosome 3, ASM3414082v1):
ATTATACAAACTCgattaatataataatattacaCAATCATCAGTTCCAACACTTAAAACCTGGCATTTGCTCTTCACAAATGCATCCGATACATCACAAACCTACAGCTATAGTGGGGAATTTAGACGAACTCGGCATACTAAGTTCAGACAGACACAGTTCGTCTTCCCCCAACAGTTGCACGTCGCACAATCCATGAAGCACCACACTACAGCTGAAGCTGCATCATCGTGCAgcactagcacacaacacaaTCCTTTTGTAGCGTACCACGAAGCACTAGTGTCTCTCTTTATTCAACCACCGGAGAGACCATGCACACGGTGGATTCGATTCAGCAGCATTCCAGGGCGTTTCCCGCCTTGTTTGCCAGGCAAGCTTCCACGGCTTCGCCCACCGTGAGGAAGAACCATCCTTCTCCGATTCCGTCGACGAGCCGTGCCAGTTTCATCTTGTGGATCACCTGCCATCCAGGCTTGGCTATAGCCATCTGCAAGTGGGGTTGTTTTTCAGGACAAGGGCGAGAGCATTTCACCACAGCATCGGCCAGCTTTTCGGAGGAAAATATGCAGTGCAAACTCTATACATATGTTGGAAACCTGAGCATGTTGGTAACGCTCACCTGGATGCCGAGACACGCCAGCTCCTTGTGCAGTTCTTCCAGCGCCACAAGACCTGAAGTATCCATGTTTACCACATCTGCAAGATAGGAACTCACATGTCAGGATAATGCTAGGTAGAGATCACTCTGACAATAGCCAACTTGTGTAAATTTCATATACTTGACATGTCAAGAACGACCGAGCAAAATGCCTCGCGCTCATCGGTTACCCATCCCATGATCCTGGAAACAGGGAAAAGTGAATTAATACCGAGTCATCCAGCATTCAGGTATTCCCTTTTGTGATCCCAATTGCTTGTGATTAGTGTCTGTACTTTTCTTTGATGGAACTGGAGTTGACGAAGCAAAGGAATGATGTTTCAATGCGTACGGTCAGTACAGTCGGTGTTTCGTGAACCACTGGATACTGCTTGACGTTACAGAAGATTTCTGTGCCCTGAAGCCTCCCAAGAATCTCTACTTGAGGCCAAATCGACTGTATAATGATCTTTGCAAAGGAAACAAGAAGCTGCAAGAAGAGCTCCACCAAATCAGAATTGCATAAGCATGCATGCAAGAAATGAAACTTCAACATACTTCTGATGaatcaaaatgaaaaaaaaaatacagtagtAAACTTCAGATCAAATGAGGGATCAGTACTGCAACTGAAAGACCAATCTCCACTGATCCGAATAGAACACCAAGGAATGATCCCATGCATGTGAGGAAGTCCATCTTGTCGACTTTCCACAGGAAGCAGACTTCCTGCACATTGATCAATCCTGGAAGAGCTGACAGAATGATTGATGCAAGGATGGACACAGGTGTGTAGTACAGGAGCTTTGTGAGAAGCTCCAAGGCAACCATCACAGTGGCAGCCATGATAATGTTTGAAACGGTTGTCTTGCAACCAGCAGCGAAGTTCACAGCTGTGCGCGAGAATGAACCTGCAGATAATTACCAAAGTAAAGTTTGATGGTTGAACGAATCTAGGAATGTACATACGATCTGCAGATTTTTTATTCACCTGTTGCTACATAGCATGATGATAAGGATCCTGCTATATTCATGAAGCCCATTGCTACCATTTCCTTATTTCCGTCCAACCGATATCCATTGATCGCTGAAAAAGAGCGGCCAACAGCAACAGCTTCCTGTCATAAACAACACAGACCAGAATAGTTTTCTGAAACTCAGTTTTCATATGGACCTCCTATTGAGTGATTCTGAAATGCTTAGTGAGTTTCTACTAATAgctgtctgaactctgaatacTCCTTTAGGCTAGACTTATTTATACTTTTAATAATTTCTGCAGAAGTTCATTTAAGCTTATGCCTACtcacttttttttgtttaaaatgAGTAGTTCACTTCATAgctttatataaaataaaaatagtggAGGAGTCAATTTTCTCTAATTAATGCCTGATGAGATTTTAGGCCGCACACGTTTCTGTTTGTAAAAGTATATACGCACTACTCTCTTGACAAATACGCTGCAGCACTAGGAGTATAGGAGTAAGTCACATTATTTCTTTTGAAGTGCATTATTTTTAGCAAGGAAGCAAAGTTTTGATACAACAACCTGAGTCTAATTTGTACAAAAGGCCTAATAAATTATAAGAATGAAGAAACAACAGgattatcttcttcttcttctcgtttTACAGGGAGAGGAGCAGGAGTGCAGGACTATCTTTGAAGGGTAAACACGTACCGTCAGAGCAATCACAGCACAAACAAGAGCAATCTTTGCACATTCGGCAGCATAGCCTCCTTTGAGATCTATCTGCTCGACAGAACTTGCATTAATACCTGAATTCACTTTTTGTATAATCTTCACGCCGTGCTTATCCGCTCTTGTCGCATAGACAAACAGAGTAGATAGTGCAACTGATAGTACAGGTGCAATGGCAGAGACCCAAAAGAGTTTCTTGTACTTCCTTCCCTGAAAGTATTCGTTCTCCAagatcaagatcaagatcgagagagagagagagagagagagagagagagagagagagagagagagagagagagagagatcttaCAATGAATCTCATGGCA
Coding sequences:
- the LOC4331932 gene encoding low affinity sulfate transporter 3 isoform X2, which codes for MGFLRLVPGDGRRSRAALVRRTHRCRGSSIIVSSHAANGERARGGRRGGGRRMRGKEGGGRPLWGTRCFSNSRLISYSEHWICNSGKTGSSVWSFVVPPLVYAVTGSSREIAIGPVAIVSLLLSSMIQKIVDPSVDPAFYRKMVFTVTFLTGVFQFAFGLFRLGFLVDFLSHAAIVGFMGGAAIVIGLQQLKGLLGLSHFTNRTDVVSVTKAVWVSVHETWHPENVFIGCSFFMFILAMRFIGRKYKKLFWVSAIAPVLSVALSTLFVYATRADKHGVKIIQKVNSGINASSVEQIDLKGGYAAECAKIALVCAVIALTEAVAVGRSFSAINGYRLDGNKEMVAMGFMNIAGSLSSCYVATGSFSRTAVNFAAGCKTTVSNIIMAATVMVALELLTKLLYYTPVSILASIILSALPGLINVQEVCFLWKVDKMDFLTCMGSFLGVLFGSVEIGLSVALLVSFAKIIIQSIWPQVEILGRLQGTEIFCNVKQYPVVHETPTVLTVRIETSFLCFVNSSSIKEKIMGWVTDEREAFCSVVLDMSNVVNMDTSGLVALEELHKELACLGIQMAIAKPGWQVIHKMKLARLVDGIGEGWFFLTVGEAVEACLANKAGNALECC
- the LOC4331932 gene encoding low affinity sulfate transporter 3 isoform X1, translating into MEFQPFPQGVHPNTSEPAMEPMASESSVPIGTAFADLLLQGPEHPSLWNDLTGMFRKAFRWQGADKRFTLSVYVMSVLQGLFPILDWWKTYNLKFFRSDLMAGLTLASLSIPQSIGYATLAKLDPQYGLYTSVVPPLVYAVTGSSREIAIGPVAIVSLLLSSMIQKIVDPSVDPAFYRKMVFTVTFLTGVFQFAFGLFRLGFLVDFLSHAAIVGFMGGAAIVIGLQQLKGLLGLSHFTNRTDVVSVTKAVWVSVHETWHPENVFIGCSFFMFILAMRFIGRKYKKLFWVSAIAPVLSVALSTLFVYATRADKHGVKIIQKVNSGINASSVEQIDLKGGYAAECAKIALVCAVIALTEAVAVGRSFSAINGYRLDGNKEMVAMGFMNIAGSLSSCYVATGSFSRTAVNFAAGCKTTVSNIIMAATVMVALELLTKLLYYTPVSILASIILSALPGLINVQEVCFLWKVDKMDFLTCMGSFLGVLFGSVEIGLSVALLVSFAKIIIQSIWPQVEILGRLQGTEIFCNVKQYPVVHETPTVLTVRIETSFLCFVNSSSIKEKIMGWVTDEREAFCSVVLDMSNVVNMDTSGLVALEELHKELACLGIQMAIAKPGWQVIHKMKLARLVDGIGEGWFFLTVGEAVEACLANKAGNALECC